Within the Puniceicoccus vermicola genome, the region TCTCGGACCGCTATCACGCTATTTTTTTGGAATGAGAACTGCGTATAGGCAGCAATGAGTGGACGGCCAATCGAATGCGAAACATCGGCTCCCGGAGGGGAGACGGTGAGTCGGGAATTTGTGAGCGAAGTGATTCCTCGGGCTATTTTTCAGCGACGCAAGGGGCTACGGCGCCTGCGCATGTCGTTCGACTACGAGAACCGACTGATCATCGCGGTCCCGTGGAATTGCTCGATGCGAAAGGCCAGAGATTTTGTCGAATCCAACCGTGATTGGGTTATTGATCAAGCTGCATCCCTCTCCCCGGTCCTAAGTCTCGAAGAGCATTTTTCCCGGAGCCCATTTATCTCCATGGAGGGACGCCGGATCGCCGTCTCGATTCGGCGAGTGGAGGCGGGGAGAAGCCAGTGGATTTATGACGAGAAGCGGGCAGAGGGGCTGTTTCAATTACGCAATTCCGATCCGAGTGAGACGGCTTTGAGAAAGCTCTTGCGCAAGGTCGCGGCCGTTTCCTTAGAGCAGCGCGTGCGTGAACTGGCCAGTCGGCATGGTTTCGAACCAGGTCGGGTTACCGTCCGGGATCAGAAAAGCCGGTGGGGTTCCTGTTCCCGCAATGGGACCATTTCTCTCAATTGGAGACTGCTCCTTTTTTCGCCCGGAGCCCAGGATCACGTCATTCTCCACGAACTGGCTCATTTGCGGCATCTGGATCATTCCAAGAATTTT harbors:
- a CDS encoding M48 family metallopeptidase, yielding MSGRPIECETSAPGGETVSREFVSEVIPRAIFQRRKGLRRLRMSFDYENRLIIAVPWNCSMRKARDFVESNRDWVIDQAASLSPVLSLEEHFSRSPFISMEGRRIAVSIRRVEAGRSQWIYDEKRAEGLFQLRNSDPSETALRKLLRKVAAVSLEQRVRELASRHGFEPGRVTVRDQKSRWGSCSRNGTISLNWRLLLFSPGAQDHVILHELAHLRHLDHSKNFHQLLSSLDPQRTEHEAELDRDGARWMRVDR